One region of Chanodichthys erythropterus isolate Z2021 chromosome 17, ASM2448905v1, whole genome shotgun sequence genomic DNA includes:
- the LOC137004744 gene encoding E3 ubiquitin/ISG15 ligase TRIM25-like isoform X1: protein MSESAVSQYEDQFSCSVCLDPLKEPVTIPCGHSYCMSCITDCWGQKEQGPPYRCPQCRESFSQRPLLKKNTLIAEMMETLQKTSLQTAAVECDVCTTEKNRAVKSCLQCLASFCQTHLQLHYESPAFMKHKLVQASRNIQENICLSHGKLLEIYCQDDHQCICNLCMIDNHNGHRLVSVDSEWTSKKKELKKVKVACQKLIQERERGQRELSEAVKSFKSSALETMEDIEKVFTELICSLEKKRSEIKEQIRAQEKTEIDRAEELHKHLDQELTELRKRQAEIEKLLNTDDQIQCLKSCQSVCVLPSFEDVPSFTQHTHLSFKDISISAFKEVLEDACQQQTAKISPEESNVHFSESPKPESPNEILHYFCQLQLDPNTAHRNLILSEENRKISCSVEVQQYPDHPERFDVYMNVLCREGLYYRCYWEVECSGENWAVGVCYKGIGRKGKSNDCRLGFNNKSWRLTHCQQNFYVRHDNKHVCIPAVRSSRIGVYVDHRAGTLSFYSVSDTMTLLHRVQTTFTEPLYPAFGVGDDSSLMIIKQRRI, encoded by the exons ATGTCTGAGTCTGCAGTGAGTCAGTATGAGGATCAGTTCAGCTGTTCAGTCTGTTTGGATCCTCTGAAGGAGCCGGTGACGATTCCCtgtggacacagttactgtaTGAGCTGTATTACTGACTGCTGGGGCCAGAAGGAGCAGGGGCCGCCGTACCGCTGTCCCCAATGCAGAGAGAGCTTCAGTCAGAGACCTCTACTGAAGAAGAACACTCTGATAGCTGAGATGATGGAGACGCTGCAGAAGACGTCCCTACAAACGGCTGCTGTGGAGTGTGATGTTTGCACTACAGAGAAGAACAGAGCTGTAAAGTCCTGTCTGCAGTGCTTGGCCTCCTTCTGTCAAACTCACCTGCAGCTTCACTATGAATCTCCTGCGTTTATGAAGCACAAACTAGTCCAAGCTTCCAGAAACATTCAGGAGAACATCTGCCTCAGTCATGGGAAACTTCTGGAGATTTACTGTCAGGATGATCATCAGTGCATTTGTAACTTGTGTATGATTGACAATCATAACGGCCACCGTTTGGTTTCTGTGGATTCCGAGTGGACTAGCAAGAAG AAAGAGTTAAAGAAGGTAAAGGTGGCGTGTCAGAAGCTGATCCAGGAGCGAGAGAGAGGTCAGCGGGAACTCAGTGAAGCTGTGAAGTCTTTTAAA AGTTCAGCTCTAGAGACCATGGAGGACATTGAGAAGGTCTTCACTGAGCTCATCTGCTCTCTTGAGAAGAAACGCTCTGAGATTAAAGAGCAGATCAGAGCTCAGGAGAAGACTGAGATAGATCGAGCAGAGGAACTTCACAAACATCTGGATCAAGAGCTGACAGAACTCAGAAAAAGACAAGCTGAGATTGAGAAACTTCTGAATACTGATGATCAGATCCAGTGTCTGAag AGCTGccagtctgtgtgtgttttacctTCATTTGAAGATGTTCCCAGCTTCACTCAACACACTCATCtgtcttttaaagacatttcaaTCTCAGCGTTTAAGGAGGTTTTGGAGGACGCCTGTCAACAACAAACCGCCAAAATATCTCCAGAAG AGTCAAATGTCCATTTTTCAGAGTCTCCAAAACCTGAATCTCCAAATGAAATTTTGCACT ATTTCTGCCAACTGCAACTGGATCCAAACACTGCACACCGAAACCTCATCTTGTCAGAAGAGAACAGAAAAATATCATGTTCAGTTGAAGTCCAGCAATATCCTGATCACCCAGAGCGATTTGATGTTTATATGAATGTCTTGTGTCGAGAGGGTTTGTATTAtcgctgttactgggaggtcGAGTGCAGTGGAGAAAACTGGGCTGTAGGAGTTTGTTACAAAGGAATTGGACGTAAAGGAAAAAGTAATGACTGCAGACTGGGGTTTAATAACAAGTCATGGAGATTGACCCACTGTCAACAGAATTTCTATGTCAGACATGATAACAAGCATGTCTGTATCCCTGCTGTCCGCTCCTCTAGgataggagtgtatgtggatcacagagcaggaactctgtccttctacagcgtctctgacACAATGACTCTCCTTCACAGAGTCCAGACCACTTTCACTGAACCCTTATACCCTGCTTTTGGGGTTGGAGATGATTCATCGCTCATGATCATAAAGCAGAGGAGAATTTAG
- the LOC137004744 gene encoding E3 ubiquitin/ISG15 ligase TRIM25-like isoform X2: MSESAVSQYEDQFSCSVCLDPLKEPVTIPCGHSYCMSCITDCWGQKEQGPPYRCPQCRESFSQRPLLKKNTLIAEMMETLQKTSLQTAAVECDVCTTEKNRAVKSCLQCLASFCQTHLQLHYESPAFMKHKLVQASRNIQENICLSHGKLLEIYCQDDHQCICNLCMIDNHNGHRLVSVDSEWTSKKKELKKVKVACQKLIQERERGQRELSEAVKSFKSSALETMEDIEKVFTELICSLEKKRSEIKEQIRAQEKTEIDRAEELHKHLDQELTELRKRQAEIEKLLNTDDQIQCLKSCQSVCVLPSFEDVPSFTQHTHLSFKDISISAFKEVLEDACQQQTAKISPEESPKPESPNEILHYFCQLQLDPNTAHRNLILSEENRKISCSVEVQQYPDHPERFDVYMNVLCREGLYYRCYWEVECSGENWAVGVCYKGIGRKGKSNDCRLGFNNKSWRLTHCQQNFYVRHDNKHVCIPAVRSSRIGVYVDHRAGTLSFYSVSDTMTLLHRVQTTFTEPLYPAFGVGDDSSLMIIKQRRI, encoded by the exons ATGTCTGAGTCTGCAGTGAGTCAGTATGAGGATCAGTTCAGCTGTTCAGTCTGTTTGGATCCTCTGAAGGAGCCGGTGACGATTCCCtgtggacacagttactgtaTGAGCTGTATTACTGACTGCTGGGGCCAGAAGGAGCAGGGGCCGCCGTACCGCTGTCCCCAATGCAGAGAGAGCTTCAGTCAGAGACCTCTACTGAAGAAGAACACTCTGATAGCTGAGATGATGGAGACGCTGCAGAAGACGTCCCTACAAACGGCTGCTGTGGAGTGTGATGTTTGCACTACAGAGAAGAACAGAGCTGTAAAGTCCTGTCTGCAGTGCTTGGCCTCCTTCTGTCAAACTCACCTGCAGCTTCACTATGAATCTCCTGCGTTTATGAAGCACAAACTAGTCCAAGCTTCCAGAAACATTCAGGAGAACATCTGCCTCAGTCATGGGAAACTTCTGGAGATTTACTGTCAGGATGATCATCAGTGCATTTGTAACTTGTGTATGATTGACAATCATAACGGCCACCGTTTGGTTTCTGTGGATTCCGAGTGGACTAGCAAGAAG AAAGAGTTAAAGAAGGTAAAGGTGGCGTGTCAGAAGCTGATCCAGGAGCGAGAGAGAGGTCAGCGGGAACTCAGTGAAGCTGTGAAGTCTTTTAAA AGTTCAGCTCTAGAGACCATGGAGGACATTGAGAAGGTCTTCACTGAGCTCATCTGCTCTCTTGAGAAGAAACGCTCTGAGATTAAAGAGCAGATCAGAGCTCAGGAGAAGACTGAGATAGATCGAGCAGAGGAACTTCACAAACATCTGGATCAAGAGCTGACAGAACTCAGAAAAAGACAAGCTGAGATTGAGAAACTTCTGAATACTGATGATCAGATCCAGTGTCTGAag AGCTGccagtctgtgtgtgttttacctTCATTTGAAGATGTTCCCAGCTTCACTCAACACACTCATCtgtcttttaaagacatttcaaTCTCAGCGTTTAAGGAGGTTTTGGAGGACGCCTGTCAACAACAAACCGCCAAAATATCTCCAGAAG AGTCTCCAAAACCTGAATCTCCAAATGAAATTTTGCACT ATTTCTGCCAACTGCAACTGGATCCAAACACTGCACACCGAAACCTCATCTTGTCAGAAGAGAACAGAAAAATATCATGTTCAGTTGAAGTCCAGCAATATCCTGATCACCCAGAGCGATTTGATGTTTATATGAATGTCTTGTGTCGAGAGGGTTTGTATTAtcgctgttactgggaggtcGAGTGCAGTGGAGAAAACTGGGCTGTAGGAGTTTGTTACAAAGGAATTGGACGTAAAGGAAAAAGTAATGACTGCAGACTGGGGTTTAATAACAAGTCATGGAGATTGACCCACTGTCAACAGAATTTCTATGTCAGACATGATAACAAGCATGTCTGTATCCCTGCTGTCCGCTCCTCTAGgataggagtgtatgtggatcacagagcaggaactctgtccttctacagcgtctctgacACAATGACTCTCCTTCACAGAGTCCAGACCACTTTCACTGAACCCTTATACCCTGCTTTTGGGGTTGGAGATGATTCATCGCTCATGATCATAAAGCAGAGGAGAATTTAG